The Caretta caretta isolate rCarCar2 chromosome 15, rCarCar1.hap1, whole genome shotgun sequence genome window below encodes:
- the DUSP18 gene encoding dual specificity protein phosphatase 18 gives MNTVLGTIPILFRHPSIYGLSRITSSLYLSNGTAANNKLLLFASQITTVINVSVEVVNTFYPDIHYMHIPVTDTPISRLYDYFDLVADRIHNVDLQQGRTLLHCAAGISRSAALCLAYLMKYHAMSLANAHAWVKSCRPIIRPNNGFWRQLVQYEYKLFGTNTVRMVNSPLGLIPDLYENEVRIMIAF, from the coding sequence ATGAATACAGTTTTGGGGACTATTCCCATCTTATTCAGGCATCCGTCCATTTATGGCCTGTCCCGGATCACCAGTAGCCTGTACCTCAGCAATGGTACGGCTGCGAATAACAAGCTCCTGCTCTTCGCCAGCCAGATCACTACTGTCATCAATGTGTCTGTGGAGGTGGTGAACACCTTCTATCCAGACATTCACTACATGCACATCCCTGTAACTGACACCCCCATCTCTCGCCTCTACGATTACTTTGACCTCGTGGCAGATAGGATCCATAATGTGGACCTACAGCAAGGCCGGACACTGCTACACTGCGCTGCAGGCATCAGCAGGTCAGCTGCCCTGTGTCTGGCCTATTTGATGAAGTACCATGCCATGTCTCTCGCGAATGCTCATGCCTGGGTCAAGTCCTGCCGTCCCATCATCAGACCTAACAATGGGTTCTGGCGACAGCTTGTCCAGTATGAGTATAAACTCTTCGGCACCAATACAGTCCGAATGGTCAACTCTCCACTGGGTTTGATCCCGGATCTCtatgaaaatgaagtaagaaTAATGATAGCATTTTGA